Genomic DNA from Nitrospirota bacterium:
GGCAATGATCGGGTTTAAGAAACCCAACGCCGCTATCGGAATCCCGATGGAGTTGTATATGAAGGCCCAGAAGAGGTTCTGCTTTATCTTTCTCATAGTCCCCCTGGATAACCTTATCCCAGCGACCACATCCCTGACATCGTCCTTTATCAAGATGATGCCGCCTGTCTCCTTGGCCACATCCGAGCCGCTCCCGATGGCGATCCCGATATCCGCCTGGGCCAGGGCCGGGGCATCGTTTATTCCGTCGCCGACCATGGCCACCACCTTACCGGTTCCCTGTAGACCCTTTATGACGCCTGCCTTCTCCCCCGGAAGGACATTGGCGATAACATTGTCTATCCCTGTCTGCTTTGCGATTGCCTTTGCCGTCCGCTCATTGTCGCCAGTGAGCATGATGACCTCCACCCCCTCTTTCTTAAGGGCTTTAATGGCCGCAATGGAACTCTCTTTAAGGGTGTCCGCTACCGCGATGATTCCAATGATATTTTTCCCGGATGCAATAAGCATGGCGGTCTTCCCCTGCTCTTCAAGGTTTCTCAGACTATCCTCAAGACCTTCTATAGCGATCCCGCTCTCCTTCATCAGTTTTCTATTCCCCATGTGGATCGACTCGCCTTGATAACCGATCTTTACCCCGTGGCCAGGTATAGCCTCGAAGGATTCGGGATCAGGGATCTCCAACCCCCGCATCTTCGCCGCCTTTAAAATGGCCTCTCCAAGTGGATGCTCGGAACCCTTCTCAGCTATTGCGGCAAGTTGAAGAATCTCATCCTCACCAACATCTGATTTCTTATTTCTTACTTCTAACTTCTCACCTGCTACCTGCTCACTGCTCACTGCTGCCACGATAATATCCGTAACCGAGGGCTCCCCCTTCGTCAACGTCCCGGTCTTATCCAGTACCACGGTGGAGAGCTTTTGCGCCCTCTCCAGATATTCCCCTCCCCTGATCAAAATACCAGCCTCGGCGCCTTTACCGACACCGACCATCAATGCGGCTGGTGTGGCTATGCCGAGGGCGCACGGGCAGGAGATAATCAGGACGGCTATAAAGGCAAGGAGCCCCTGGGGAAAATTTCCGGTGATCCACCAGCCAAAAAAAGCAAGGAATGCCGTGATTACCACGGCAGGAACAAAATACCCGGTCACCTGGTCGGCGATCCTCTGGATAGGCGCGGAAGATGCCTGGGCCTCTTCCACCATCTTGATGATTTGACTCAAGGTCGTCTCCACCCCAACCCGGGTGGCCCTGAACTTGAGCATCCCGACCTTGTTGATCGTGGCGCCGATGACTTCATCCCCCGCCTTCTTTTCCACAGGGATGCTCTCGCCTGTGATCATCTTTTCATCCACGGCGGATGAGCCCTCGATCACAACGCCGTCCGTAGGGACCTTCTCGCCGGGCCTGACAACGACCACATCGTCTATCTGAACAAACTCCGCCGGGATCTCCATCTCCTCCCCGCTTCTGATGACATGAGCCGTCTGGGGTTTTAAGTCCATCAGCTTCCTGACAGCCGCCGAAGACTTCTTCTTGATGATCTCTTCCATATATTTCCCGAGGAGGACAAAGGCGATAATGACCGCTGAAACCTCGAAGTATACATCCCTTTCCGCAACCTTCACAGGTAGGATGTCCGGGGCAAAGATCACGATGACCGAATAGATATAGGCAACGCTTGTCCCGAGGGCGATCAGGAAGTCCATATTGATCATCCGGTTCTTGACTGCATTGTAGGAACCCTTATAGAAACTCCAGCCGCCTATGAACTGGACCGGGGTGACCAGGAGGAAGAGCCACATCCCCCAGGTAAACCAGGGGAGCTGCGGTATGGGCGCCCAGGTGACAATCGTTGCCCCTGCCGCAAGACCGAGGAAAAAGGCCGCCCTGAGAATGGCGAGGGCCAGGACGCCAAAGAGGGCGATCGTCACCCTCTTTTTCATCTTTTTAAGCTCTTCCTCCGGGGCTTCAAAGGTCCTCAGGCACCCCTCGCTGCAGAAGTAGTAGGTCCTCCCCCCTAACTCCTTTCGCAGAGACTTCTGCTTGTCCACCACCATCCCGCAGATCGGGTCCTTGGCCGTCTCTGTGGCGCCGGGGCCGGCGGCCATCATCCTTTTCGCTCCCTCTCCCTTTGGGAGAGGGGTGAGGTGAGGCCTGATAGATGCATCAGGATCAGCGTCAAAGCGCTCCTTGCACGGAAGGGAACAGAAGTAGATCGTCTCACCCTGATAGGTGCTCTTCCCGACCGCACTATCGGGTTCTACATCCATCCCGCATACAGGATCTTTTGCCATCCTATCTTCTCCGACCTATAAGTAGTTACTTCCAGAAGGGTTCCTAGTTTTTTACCGGAATAATTTGATACCCTGGAAGAGTCCACAATCAACCAGGATATTCAGTTCCGGCGTCTTGAGCCGATGTTTTGAACCGGTTATGGTCCTTGCCGCCCCGATGCATTGCAGTGATACTTTATTTGACAGCATAAATCTTCCTGAGGAGTTCACGCAAAAGATGACAACTTTTATTTCTTTATCTCAAACCTGAAGACCCTCTCTTTGACCCCCACCACATCTTTTATCACCAGTTCAATAGCCTTTAACCGGGAGATATCCACCCCTTTAAATCTGAGAATTCCGGCCCTGTGATGGCCTGAACCGGAAGGGGATTCCATAACAGGGATGCCATATTCCTTGCCTGTATCATCTCGCAGAGATGCCATATTTTCCAGCTTATACTGTTCGAGATCCACGCTGTGCGTATCCAGCTTGATCTCAAAGGCAGGACCGCCTTCCCCGGGGTTTAGATAGGTGACGGCAATGGTTACACCGCCTGCTTCATCACTTTTTGAGATAGGTCCAGACCTTGTTGCCTCACTCATCTTTTCATTTCCTGCACCTTTCAACGTTTCGTCATATCCCTTCATCATCCTCTCCATATGCTGCATCATCCCCTCTAACTTCTCCCTATCTTTCTCCTCTGACACAGTCCCTTTCATCATCCCCATCATCTCCTGCATCATCTCCATCATATTCCGCATCATACGCGGCATCATCTTGTGCATCTCCTCCATCCCCTTTTCATCCATAGAGTGGGATAGAGGCATCGTCTGATCCCCGTTCATTTCCTCTGCTGCAGAGAATGCAGGAACCAGCAATGCTACAAGGATAGCCACCATTACTATGTTTGTAAATTTCTTCATGGCAATTCCCTCCCTTTTATTATTACCTGCCATTCTGCTTCAAACTAAAAGGCATAACTGACCCTTGCCAGAAATTTCTCCTGCGTCGCCTCTTCTGACAGATTGAAATCTGCGTCTGTCTCCAGTTTGGAGTATTCAAAGAGGAACTTCGTATTCTCAGCAAAGAAGTAGCTCAGATTGACTGTTGCCTGGGTCTGATCCTTGCTGTTATCTTTATCTGTTACATTGTCCCACCTAAGGGCGGCTGTAAGCTGCGGCATCACAGGATAATCCGCCTCGATGAAATATCCCGTGAATTCCCGATCTTTTGAACTATCCATGGCATTAAACATCAGGGCCTCATCATAGCTGTCCTTCATCCACATGTACATACCGAGAACATTGAAACTATCATGGATGTTTGCATCTATGCTAACGGCGTATCGTGTAATGTCCGCATCGGGACCGGCTGCAATATTTGCAGGGTCGGTTACATCGGCAAGGACGTTCTTGCCATTGTACCCCAGTACTCCTATTGTATTTCCATTGCGGGTATAACGGATGTTCCCGTATATATCCTTCCTGTCGTTATTATCCGCCATGCTTCCCCTTCCATTGAGCAGGCTGACTCCATAGTGGAAACCCTGCGGGAGATTTCCTTTGATTTCAATGCCGGTCTGCGGGGTCATAAACATGAGACCGTTCATGAACTCCTCTGAACTCATGCCCATGGCCATAGGCATTGTATTGAAAATAAGATACTGACTCTCTGTCAGCCTCCGCATTGGCGAGACAGGAAGATCAATTTCTCTGACCCCAATAGCAACGTTTACATAACCCTCCGGTATCCTGTCAGGAAGCAGATCGTCTAAAATGACAAATGCCTGAAGATGTTCCCCTGACACTGCCTCCTGCAGTTCCGCAGCCTCAGAGGGTGTCTTCTCAAAGAGCTTCAGGTCTGTGTAATAGGAGACTTTCGGGACCAGTGTACCTCCTGCAAATAATCTGGCCTCCTCAAAGTCTATAGAGTTCCTGCTATCTTTTGTTGCACCTTCTTCAGCGTTTTCACTCTCCCAGCCTATATTGACAGCAGCAGAGATGGGAACAGCCTCCTGATAAATATATGTCCCCTTGTCGCCCGGCATACGATAGCCGTTCTCCCTGAAATGCCTTCCAAAGTCATTGAGCTTTGGAAAGGCTGCATGGCACGAACTGCAGGGCATGTTGTGTTTCCTCGCAAAGGTCGGAATAGCAGATGCGTCATTAGCCCAATTCAATAATACTAAATTACAGAGGAGAGTTGCCACAAACATCCATTTAATTTTCTTCATTCCATTTCTCCTTTCAAAAATTCCCCCCTATTTATATTCTACAAGTGGTAGAATGTCAAGAAGAAAAAGCAGGGAAAAATATCCAGTGCAATTTCACGCTTCTCTGACTGTGAGTCCCGGATTATCTTTTTAAAACATCACACTGGCCCTGACACCATATACAACGAATGCATCCCGGCTTTCTTTTCTTTCCTGTTCTCCCATGCGCTGAGCCTTAAGGCCCTTTCCCAGTTCGGGTCTCTTATCGTCATCTCATAGACGCCTGTCATTGTATCACCGCGCATGAGGGTGTCCATCCGCCGTATGATTTCTTTTCCAACTATAAGCTCGTCTGCGCTGACGATCTTTGGCGTGAACGTGAATAATGAACCGGCGAGAGCTATGACCAGCATTATTATCCATGATCCCTGTATATTTCTTTCCATATTAGTCCATTCGAAAGTCCAGTGCATACGGTTTACTCCAGCGTCCAGGTGGAGCCATCCCCGGGTACGACTATGTCCCACCCGAATGTATCCTTCAGGCGGCGCCGGAGGGAATCGGCCGCAGACGGCTCTCCGTGAGTTACAAAGACACGCTTCGGGGAGAGCTTGCCCTGCTGCAGCCAGACGATCAGCTCGGCATAGTCCGCGTGAGCAGAAAGGCCATGGACCTGAACCACACGTGCCCCTGCGGGTACGTACTGTCCATGGATCTTGATTGCGTCAGCGCCGTCAACGAGCGACCGTCCGCGTGTGCCTGCAGCCTGATAACCCACAAAGAAGACGGTATTTTTTTCTTCAGGCAGGAAACGGCGGAGGTGATAAAGAATCCGCCCTCCCGTTGCCATCCCGCTCGCCGAGATGACAATCATCGGATCGGAACGCCGGTCAATTGCCTTCGAGTCGTCGGGCGTCAGGGAGTATTTTGCCACATGGCACATTGCATGACATTCTGTTCCGGAAAGCCTGTGATCGTCCTTGTGGTCACAGAAGATAGCCGTTGCCTCAATAGCCATCGGGCTATCGAGAAAGACCGGAATATCCGGGATATGT
This window encodes:
- a CDS encoding heavy metal translocating P-type ATPase, with product MAKDPVCGMDVEPDSAVGKSTYQGETIYFCSLPCKERFDADPDASIRPHLTPLPKGEGAKRMMAAGPGATETAKDPICGMVVDKQKSLRKELGGRTYYFCSEGCLRTFEAPEEELKKMKKRVTIALFGVLALAILRAAFFLGLAAGATIVTWAPIPQLPWFTWGMWLFLLVTPVQFIGGWSFYKGSYNAVKNRMINMDFLIALGTSVAYIYSVIVIFAPDILPVKVAERDVYFEVSAVIIAFVLLGKYMEEIIKKKSSAAVRKLMDLKPQTAHVIRSGEEMEIPAEFVQIDDVVVVRPGEKVPTDGVVIEGSSAVDEKMITGESIPVEKKAGDEVIGATINKVGMLKFRATRVGVETTLSQIIKMVEEAQASSAPIQRIADQVTGYFVPAVVITAFLAFFGWWITGNFPQGLLAFIAVLIISCPCALGIATPAALMVGVGKGAEAGILIRGGEYLERAQKLSTVVLDKTGTLTKGEPSVTDIIVAAVSSEQVAGEKLEVRNKKSDVGEDEILQLAAIAEKGSEHPLGEAILKAAKMRGLEIPDPESFEAIPGHGVKIGYQGESIHMGNRKLMKESGIAIEGLEDSLRNLEEQGKTAMLIASGKNIIGIIAVADTLKESSIAAIKALKKEGVEVIMLTGDNERTAKAIAKQTGIDNVIANVLPGEKAGVIKGLQGTGKVVAMVGDGINDAPALAQADIGIAIGSGSDVAKETGGIILIKDDVRDVVAGIRLSRGTMRKIKQNLFWAFIYNSIGIPIAALGFLNPIIAAAAMALSSLSVVANSATLKALKIGVD
- a CDS encoding porin, producing MKKIKWMFVATLLCNLVLLNWANDASAIPTFARKHNMPCSSCHAAFPKLNDFGRHFRENGYRMPGDKGTYIYQEAVPISAAVNIGWESENAEEGATKDSRNSIDFEEARLFAGGTLVPKVSYYTDLKLFEKTPSEAAELQEAVSGEHLQAFVILDDLLPDRIPEGYVNVAIGVREIDLPVSPMRRLTESQYLIFNTMPMAMGMSSEEFMNGLMFMTPQTGIEIKGNLPQGFHYGVSLLNGRGSMADNNDRKDIYGNIRYTRNGNTIGVLGYNGKNVLADVTDPANIAAGPDADITRYAVSIDANIHDSFNVLGMYMWMKDSYDEALMFNAMDSSKDREFTGYFIEADYPVMPQLTAALRWDNVTDKDNSKDQTQATVNLSYFFAENTKFLFEYSKLETDADFNLSEEATQEKFLARVSYAF